AGAAGCTACAAACGATGATTGTACTTCTAATTCACGCAGTTGCGTTATTTGCTGTCTATGAAGACGACAAACGTTGAGGAACATCACAAATGAAAGTGCGTTGAATGGTTTCTGTATCATAAGAACAAGTGTTTAAGAGTGTTTCAACCGTTCCAATGTTATCCTGAACCTTTTCGACTGTTTTTCCAAGCTGTATATCTACCTATAAAATCCCCTTACAATGATGATATGGGTAGATACACAAAAGTGATTGTAGCAGTAATGCAGGCGATTTCAAGCCTAAAAGAGCCCTTGTACTCTTATGCTAAATGTCTACACTTTGGGCTATGGGAATAAAGGATAGTTGGTTTTAGTCATCTTTTGGGTATGTCAATGATTGCAACCACCACTCCTTTGAAAGCTTTGATGAAACCTCCACTTACCTATTATGGAGGTAAGCAACACATGATTAAACATATTTTGCCGCTTATGCCAGCCCACCAACTCTATTGTGAACCATTTGTAGGTGGTTGAGCTGTATTTTGGGCAAAGCCTCCTTCTTCGGTAGAGGTATTGAATGACTTGAATGGAGAAGTGATTAACTTTTA
This region of Microscilla marina ATCC 23134 genomic DNA includes:
- a CDS encoding DNA adenine methylase, yielding MIATTTPLKALMKPPLTYYGGKQHMIKHILPLMPAHQLYCEPFVGG